CGGTGAGGCGGTAGACCCCGAGCCGGGTGATCCATCCGTAGGTGTAACGGGTGGCCCAGTTCCGACCCGCTCGGCCGTGTTTCCGGCTGGTGAAGATCGCCAGCCGTTCGTGGATGTAGCCGTCGATCACGTTGAACTTCCGTCCGGAGTTCCCGTTACGGAAGTACGCCGCCCAGCCCCGCAGGACCGGGTTCAGATCGGCGACCACGGCGGACACCGGCCGCTCGGTCTTCGAGATCGCGGTAGCCGTGCGGACTTTCTCCCGCAGCACTCGCATCGCTCTGACCGAGGGCCAGCGACGCAGGTAGAACCTGCCCCGCCACTTCCACGATTCCGCTTTCCGGTGGTGGAATCCGAGGAAATCGAAGCCCTGTCCGCCCCGCGTGAGACAGACAATGCCGGTCTTCTCCGGATGCAGGCGCATCCCGAGCCGTCCGAGCACTCTCGCCGCCAATTCCCGGGCCTGCTGGGCCCGATGCTCGGTCGGCGACAGAACCACGAAGTCGTCGCAGTACCTCACCAGCACTCCCAGCCGACGGCCCTCGACCTGCCACGCCTCATCGAGGACATGCAGGGCGATATTTGCCAGCAGTGGGGAAATCGGTGAGCCCTGCGGAGTTCCCGCCCCGGTCGGGGAGGTCACCCCGCCCTCCAGAACTCCCATCCTCAGCCAGGCCCGGATCACCTTCAGGAACGGCCGGTCCACCACATGTCGGGCCACCTGGGCCATCAACGCGTCGTGGTCGATCGTCCCGAAGCAGTCCCGGATATCGGCCTCGAAAACCCACTCCCGCCGTTGGTTCGCCGCGACGCGCACTGTTTCGCACGCGCCGATCGCGGACCGCTTGGGCCGGAATCCGTAGCTCGCCTCGGTGAACTGGGCCTCGAAGACCGGTTCCAGAACCAGTTTCGCGGCCGTCATCACCACCCGGTCCGCCACGGTGGGAATCGACAGGGGCCGAAACTCCCCCGGCCGCCCCGGCTTGGGAATCCGGACCCGCCGCAGCACCGACGGACGATACG
This portion of the Streptomyces sp. NBC_01750 genome encodes:
- the ltrA gene encoding group II intron reverse transcriptase/maturase — its product is MSAVSASSIRREEGAAGPGGRPLDKVRALQRTLYRCAKQEPERRFHALYSHVHRMDVLRRAWVGVCANRGAPGVDGVTVDAVAVSGVDAFLQDLAERLRTYTYRPSVLRRVRIPKPGRPGEFRPLSIPTVADRVVMTAAKLVLEPVFEAQFTEASYGFRPKRSAIGACETVRVAANQRREWVFEADIRDCFGTIDHDALMAQVARHVVDRPFLKVIRAWLRMGVLEGGVTSPTGAGTPQGSPISPLLANIALHVLDEAWQVEGRRLGVLVRYCDDFVVLSPTEHRAQQARELAARVLGRLGMRLHPEKTGIVCLTRGGQGFDFLGFHHRKAESWKWRGRFYLRRWPSVRAMRVLREKVRTATAISKTERPVSAVVADLNPVLRGWAAYFRNGNSGRKFNVIDGYIHERLAIFTSRKHGRAGRNWATRYTYGWITRLGVYRLTGNVRWATAHASR